A part of Gemmatimonas groenlandica genomic DNA contains:
- the ligA gene encoding NAD-dependent DNA ligase LigA has translation MSVVPLPIDQRAAELREQLANAQHEYYVLDRPALSDAEYDRLFRELQAIEQAHPTLRTEDSPTLRVGAPVQSAFQTHRHLVRMLSLDNAFDDAELLAFEQSIERVVGASVHKSGYTVELKIDGAAIALTYRDGVLVTGTTRGDGTEGEDVTVNIRTIRGVPLRLLGDGHPPLMEIRGEVYMPFAGFEAMNEARVAAGEPVFVNPRNAAAGALRQLDPSITAQRPLRFFGYAAVLPDGNAPVRSQWDLLEQLTAWGIPVAPHRERCHTMADVSVWAHTVEHQTRAQLGFAIDGGVVKVNDMSLQDELGVRNDRTPRWAIARKFAPDMAVTKLIRIDVSVGRTGVLTPFAVLEPVDVGGATVTYASLHNADQIAKKDLRDGDRVQVVRAGDVIPYVLGPVPEKRDGSEQPWTMPPRCPRCDSPTHRYGDDVATYCPNVACPGRQLEGLVHFSSKDALDIDGLSYARIQQFLQAGFITDFADLFDLSVAQLVSLERFGTKSAENLVASIAAAKQQPLSRLLFGLGIRHVGAQAAQLLAKQFGSMDAIIASTPEQLGAVRGIGDIIAASVRSYFDDPTSRALVERLRERSVRFDEPNAVQADGPLTGATVVLTGSLPSLSRTDAAALVEAAGGRVTSGVSKKTTFVVAGEEAGSKLEKAVELGIEVIDEAELIRRTGR, from the coding sequence ATGAGCGTCGTTCCACTTCCCATCGATCAGCGCGCGGCGGAATTGCGCGAACAGCTGGCCAACGCGCAGCACGAGTATTACGTGCTCGACCGTCCCGCCCTGTCGGATGCCGAGTACGACCGGCTATTCCGCGAGTTGCAGGCCATCGAGCAGGCACACCCCACACTGCGTACAGAAGATTCTCCCACGCTGCGTGTGGGTGCACCAGTGCAAAGCGCGTTCCAGACCCATCGGCACCTCGTGCGGATGCTGTCGCTGGACAACGCGTTCGACGATGCCGAGTTGCTGGCCTTCGAGCAGTCTATCGAGCGTGTGGTGGGTGCGTCGGTGCACAAGAGCGGGTACACCGTCGAGCTCAAGATCGACGGGGCGGCGATCGCGCTCACGTATCGAGACGGCGTCTTGGTGACAGGCACCACGCGTGGCGACGGGACGGAAGGCGAAGACGTGACGGTCAACATCCGCACGATCCGCGGCGTGCCGCTGAGGCTGCTGGGCGACGGTCATCCGCCGCTGATGGAAATACGCGGCGAGGTCTATATGCCGTTCGCCGGCTTTGAGGCAATGAACGAGGCACGCGTAGCCGCCGGCGAACCGGTGTTCGTAAACCCGCGCAATGCGGCAGCCGGTGCCCTGCGCCAGCTGGATCCGTCGATTACGGCGCAGCGTCCGTTGCGATTCTTTGGTTACGCCGCCGTGCTTCCCGACGGCAATGCGCCCGTGCGCTCGCAGTGGGATCTGCTCGAACAACTGACCGCGTGGGGCATTCCGGTGGCGCCGCATCGCGAGCGCTGCCACACGATGGCCGACGTGTCGGTGTGGGCGCATACCGTCGAGCATCAAACGCGGGCACAACTCGGCTTCGCGATCGACGGCGGGGTCGTCAAGGTGAACGACATGTCGCTGCAGGACGAACTTGGCGTGCGCAACGATCGCACGCCGCGCTGGGCGATCGCCCGCAAGTTCGCGCCCGACATGGCGGTCACGAAGCTGATCCGCATCGACGTGAGCGTTGGCCGAACGGGCGTCCTTACGCCCTTCGCCGTGCTGGAGCCGGTGGATGTGGGCGGCGCGACGGTCACGTATGCCTCGCTGCACAACGCCGACCAGATTGCGAAGAAGGATCTGCGCGACGGGGATCGGGTGCAGGTGGTACGCGCCGGTGACGTCATTCCGTACGTGCTTGGTCCGGTGCCCGAGAAACGTGATGGGAGCGAGCAGCCGTGGACCATGCCACCGCGATGCCCGCGCTGCGATTCGCCCACGCATCGGTACGGCGATGATGTCGCGACGTATTGTCCGAATGTCGCCTGCCCCGGTCGCCAGCTCGAAGGCCTCGTGCATTTCTCGAGCAAAGACGCGCTCGATATCGACGGGCTCTCGTACGCGCGCATTCAGCAGTTCCTCCAAGCGGGCTTCATCACCGACTTCGCCGATCTGTTCGACCTTTCAGTCGCGCAGCTCGTGTCACTCGAGCGTTTCGGTACCAAGAGCGCCGAGAATCTGGTGGCGTCGATCGCCGCCGCGAAGCAGCAGCCGCTGTCGCGATTGCTCTTCGGGCTCGGCATCCGTCATGTGGGCGCGCAGGCCGCGCAGTTGCTGGCCAAGCAGTTCGGCAGCATGGACGCCATCATCGCTTCCACGCCCGAACAACTGGGCGCGGTGCGCGGCATCGGCGACATCATCGCGGCGTCGGTGCGGTCGTATTTCGACGATCCCACCTCGCGCGCGTTGGTGGAGCGGTTGCGCGAGCGCAGTGTGCGCTTCGACGAGCCGAACGCGGTGCAGGCCGACGGCCCGCTGACCGGGGCCACCGTGGTCCTCACCGGCTCCCTGCCGTCGCTTTCCAGGACCGACGCGGCGGCCTTGGTGGAAGCGGCCGGAGGGCGGGTGACGAGCGGCGTATCGAAAAAGACCACATTCGTCGTGGCCGGCGAGGAAGCGGGGAGTAAGCTCGAGAAGGCCGTCGAGCTGGGCATCGAAGTGATCGACGAAGCCGAGCTGATCCGTCGTACCGGGCGATGA
- the recF gene encoding DNA replication/repair protein RecF (All proteins in this family for which functions are known are DNA-binding proteins that assist the filamentation of RecA onto DNA for the initiation of recombination or recombinational repair.), which produces MLARLVAKDYRNFTQLDLEVPSTGLVIIGENGHGKTNLLEAVAYLALLRSFRGARDADVVRFGAPAFHVRAELTHPSAFNTVTVGFERNTRRKRATLDGVEQPRLTSALGAVPSVEFSPADVALVAGGPSERRHYLDVMLALSSRAYLQALQLYRGALLRRNAALRTAQRDGARSAEHEARVSVWEPAMAEHGGFVAATRHAFVRDHTERFTQLSAAIGERQAVVMKYAATGGETSDEQLTSADAQADAYRRAYAQQRTQELRRGVTLVGPHRDDLQLLLGGRDLRTFGSAGQQRSAAIALRLLELATLRDAVGYPPLLLLDDPFAELDLGRAGRVLALLEDSGASQVLLAVPRVDDIPAAFTRLEQRSMCDGLLQPLASPS; this is translated from the coding sequence GTGCTCGCCCGCCTGGTCGCCAAGGACTACCGCAATTTCACGCAGCTCGACCTCGAGGTCCCCTCGACCGGGCTCGTGATCATTGGCGAGAACGGTCACGGCAAAACGAACCTGCTTGAAGCCGTCGCGTATCTCGCGTTGCTGCGATCGTTTCGCGGCGCGCGAGACGCTGACGTCGTGCGCTTTGGTGCACCAGCGTTTCACGTGCGCGCCGAGCTGACGCACCCATCGGCGTTCAACACCGTGACCGTCGGCTTCGAACGCAACACGCGACGCAAACGGGCGACGCTCGACGGCGTGGAGCAGCCGCGTCTCACCAGCGCGCTCGGCGCGGTGCCGTCGGTAGAATTCTCGCCGGCCGATGTGGCGCTGGTGGCCGGTGGCCCCAGTGAGCGTCGTCACTATCTCGACGTCATGCTCGCGCTGTCATCGCGGGCGTATCTTCAGGCGCTGCAGTTGTATCGCGGCGCGCTGCTGCGTCGCAACGCGGCGCTTCGTACGGCGCAGCGCGACGGGGCGCGTAGCGCCGAGCACGAAGCGCGGGTAAGCGTGTGGGAGCCGGCGATGGCCGAACACGGCGGCTTCGTGGCGGCCACGCGGCATGCGTTCGTGCGCGACCACACCGAGCGGTTCACGCAGCTCTCGGCCGCCATCGGCGAGCGACAAGCGGTGGTCATGAAGTACGCGGCCACCGGCGGTGAGACGTCGGACGAGCAGCTCACGAGCGCAGACGCGCAGGCCGACGCGTATCGTCGGGCCTATGCGCAGCAGCGCACGCAGGAGCTGCGTCGTGGCGTCACGTTGGTTGGACCGCATCGCGACGATCTTCAGTTGCTGTTGGGCGGTCGTGATCTGCGCACGTTCGGATCGGCTGGACAACAGCGTAGCGCGGCGATCGCGCTTCGACTGCTTGAGCTGGCCACGCTGCGCGATGCCGTTGGTTATCCGCCCCTGTTGCTGCTGGATGATCCCTTCGCCGAGCTTGACCTCGGACGGGCGGGCCGCGTGTTGGCGTTGCTCGAAGATTCGGGCGCCTCGCAGGTATTGTTGGCGGTGCCGCGCGTGGACGACATTCCGGCGGCGTTCACGCGCCTCGAGCAGCGCTCAATGTGTGACGGCTTGCTGCAGCCGCTGGCGAGTCCTTCATGA
- the gyrB gene encoding DNA topoisomerase (ATP-hydrolyzing) subunit B, translating to MANSSEQPENGYGANSITVLKGLEAVRKRPGMYIGSTSARGLHHLVYEVVDNSIDEALAGHADRVHVIIHEDDSISVEDNGRGIPVDMHPVEKMPGVELAMTVLHAGGKFDKDTYKVSGGLHGVGVSVVNALSKQLKVWIKRDGKEHYMDFERGITQTKLKVMRTVAAKETGTKVWFKPDAEIFQETLRYEWVTLASRLRELAYLNKGIQITLRDERPDEMKDGQAREEVFFARGGLKEFVTYLIGNKKPLHQDVVYIDTTRDDIGIEMALQYNDSYAENVFSFVNNINTHEGGTHLTGFKSALTTVINKYIQEKSTLNKKDKETRLSGDDVREGLTAVLSVKVLEPQFEGQTKTKLGNSEVEGAVRSVLNELLSQYLDEHPKSANIIIDKAMSAARAREAARKARDLTRKKSALDVANLPGKLADCSLSDPALCEIYLVEGDSAGGSAKQGRKRDFQAILPLRGKIINVEKARFDKVLNNEEIRTIITAIGSGIKEEFDLTKTRYHKIIIMTDADVDGAHIRTLLLTFFFRQMPELIDAGYMYIAQPPLYRVAKGKEEFYAYTEKERDGYVERLGGPEGRGNINIQRYKGLGEMNPEQLWKTTMDPETRTMFRVTMEDAVLADQTFQTLMGDEVEPRRLFIETNARFVSNLDI from the coding sequence ATGGCGAATAGCAGCGAACAGCCCGAGAACGGGTACGGCGCAAACAGCATTACCGTTCTCAAGGGGCTCGAAGCGGTCCGCAAGCGCCCCGGCATGTACATCGGCTCCACGTCGGCGCGCGGTCTTCACCACCTCGTGTACGAAGTGGTGGACAACTCGATCGACGAAGCGTTGGCCGGCCATGCCGACCGCGTGCACGTGATCATTCACGAAGACGATTCCATCTCCGTTGAAGACAACGGCCGTGGTATTCCCGTGGACATGCACCCGGTCGAAAAGATGCCGGGCGTCGAGCTTGCCATGACCGTGCTGCACGCCGGCGGCAAGTTCGACAAGGACACGTACAAAGTGTCCGGCGGTCTCCACGGTGTCGGCGTGTCGGTGGTGAACGCGCTGTCGAAGCAGCTCAAGGTGTGGATCAAGCGCGACGGCAAGGAGCATTACATGGACTTCGAGCGTGGCATCACGCAGACGAAGCTCAAAGTCATGCGCACTGTCGCGGCAAAGGAAACGGGCACGAAAGTGTGGTTCAAGCCCGACGCTGAGATCTTTCAGGAAACGCTGCGCTACGAGTGGGTCACCCTCGCCAGCCGTCTCCGCGAACTGGCGTATCTGAACAAGGGCATTCAGATCACGCTGCGCGACGAGCGCCCCGATGAAATGAAGGACGGTCAGGCCCGTGAAGAAGTGTTCTTCGCGCGTGGCGGTCTCAAGGAGTTCGTGACGTACCTCATCGGCAACAAGAAGCCGTTGCATCAGGACGTGGTCTACATCGATACCACGCGCGACGACATCGGCATCGAGATGGCGCTGCAGTATAACGACAGCTACGCCGAGAACGTGTTTTCGTTCGTGAACAACATCAACACGCACGAAGGCGGCACGCACCTGACCGGCTTCAAGAGCGCGCTGACGACGGTCATCAACAAGTACATCCAGGAAAAGTCGACGCTCAACAAGAAAGACAAGGAAACGCGCTTGTCCGGCGACGACGTGCGTGAAGGGCTCACGGCCGTGCTGTCGGTGAAGGTGCTCGAGCCGCAATTCGAAGGGCAGACCAAGACCAAGCTCGGTAACTCGGAAGTCGAAGGCGCCGTACGCAGCGTCCTGAACGAATTGCTTTCGCAGTATCTCGACGAGCATCCGAAGTCGGCCAACATCATCATCGACAAGGCGATGTCGGCCGCGCGTGCCCGTGAAGCGGCGCGCAAGGCACGTGACCTGACGCGCAAGAAGTCGGCGCTCGACGTGGCCAACCTGCCCGGTAAGCTGGCCGACTGCTCACTCTCCGACCCGGCACTTTGCGAGATCTATCTCGTCGAGGGTGACTCGGCCGGCGGTTCGGCCAAGCAGGGTCGCAAGCGCGACTTCCAGGCAATTTTGCCGCTGCGCGGCAAGATCATCAACGTGGAAAAGGCGCGCTTCGACAAGGTGCTGAACAACGAGGAAATCCGGACGATCATCACCGCCATTGGTTCAGGGATCAAGGAAGAGTTTGATCTGACCAAGACGCGCTATCACAAGATCATCATCATGACCGACGCTGACGTGGACGGCGCGCACATTCGCACGCTGCTGCTCACGTTCTTCTTCCGTCAGATGCCGGAGCTGATCGACGCCGGCTACATGTACATCGCGCAGCCGCCCCTCTATCGCGTGGCCAAGGGCAAGGAAGAGTTCTACGCCTACACCGAGAAGGAGCGCGACGGCTACGTGGAGCGACTCGGTGGTCCCGAAGGCCGCGGCAACATCAACATTCAGCGCTACAAGGGTCTCGGTGAAATGAACCCCGAGCAGCTCTGGAAGACCACGATGGATCCGGAGACGCGCACGATGTTCCGCGTGACGATGGAAGACGCCGTGCTGGCCGACCAGACGTTCCAGACGCTCATGGGCGACGAAGTCGAGCCGCGCCGGTTGTTCATTGAAACCAATGCGAGATTCGTGAGTAATCTCGACATCTAG
- a CDS encoding YtxH domain-containing protein yields MDGRALGLGLLIGAAIGAGAALLMAPATGEQTRRQLRRNARRLAEQGGDTLSEWWDDADESARRMARRGMKEGRKAAVRVRDRARDVAPW; encoded by the coding sequence ATGGATGGCCGTGCACTCGGCCTTGGACTTCTCATCGGCGCTGCGATTGGTGCCGGCGCGGCATTGCTGATGGCACCGGCGACCGGCGAGCAGACCCGTCGCCAACTCCGACGCAATGCGCGGCGCCTGGCGGAGCAGGGCGGCGACACGCTCTCCGAATGGTGGGATGATGCCGACGAATCGGCGCGTCGTATGGCGCGTCGGGGCATGAAGGAGGGTCGCAAAGCGGCCGTGCGCGTCCGTGATCGTGCTCGTGATGTCGCGCCGTGGTAA
- a CDS encoding DUF721 domain-containing protein produces the protein MSSDPKKRAPAKLSDVLASVLQHAGLTDRVAQAAVIPEWPSLVGVQIATVTEPLLLQQDGTLVVMVKTHAWMQELTFLEPDLLRSLNRDTSRPPVTRLRWMLQR, from the coding sequence ATGAGTTCCGATCCCAAAAAGCGCGCGCCCGCCAAACTCAGCGATGTACTCGCGTCGGTGTTACAGCACGCGGGGCTCACCGATCGCGTGGCCCAGGCGGCGGTGATACCGGAGTGGCCGTCGCTGGTGGGCGTGCAGATCGCGACGGTGACGGAGCCGTTGCTGCTGCAGCAGGATGGCACCTTGGTGGTGATGGTGAAGACCCACGCGTGGATGCAGGAGCTCACATTTCTCGAGCCCGACCTGCTGCGCTCGCTGAACCGGGACACGTCGCGTCCGCCGGTTACGCGCCTACGCTGGATGCTGCAGCGCTGA
- a CDS encoding phosphoribosyltransferase: protein MTAPQPYAPDPSKGVMIVDWPLFGELARALAVRVAREWTPELVVGIATAGVVPGAAVAAILDLPFHSILVSRRYSASQVRETPAVFGAAPLEVRGKRVLVVDETCDSGQTMRLAVGAVGNGGAKEVRTAVSFKTGSFAPDYFALATQSMIVLPWDREILIDGELQPNPKYAGLIPEV, encoded by the coding sequence ATGACCGCACCCCAGCCGTACGCACCTGACCCGTCGAAGGGCGTGATGATCGTGGATTGGCCACTCTTCGGGGAGCTGGCCCGCGCCCTCGCCGTGCGCGTGGCGCGCGAGTGGACCCCCGAGCTCGTCGTCGGTATCGCGACGGCCGGCGTCGTGCCTGGCGCCGCCGTCGCGGCCATTCTCGACCTGCCGTTCCACTCGATTCTGGTGTCGCGTCGCTACAGCGCGTCCCAGGTGCGCGAAACACCGGCGGTGTTCGGTGCGGCGCCGCTCGAAGTGCGGGGCAAGCGCGTGCTCGTCGTGGACGAGACCTGTGACTCCGGGCAGACGATGCGCTTGGCCGTCGGGGCGGTGGGAAACGGGGGCGCCAAAGAAGTGCGCACCGCGGTCAGCTTCAAGACGGGCAGTTTTGCCCCGGATTACTTCGCGCTGGCGACCCAGAGCATGATCGTATTGCCATGGGACCGCGAAATTCTGATCGACGGGGAGCTCCAGCCCAACCCGAAGTACGCGGGGCTCATCCCGGAGGTCTGA
- a CDS encoding cytochrome c peroxidase, translating into MRHVRLIALLTASLAIGACAGDATTSPAAIDTPTVTPSTDAVSVVSPNSTQAAMVGVPFAYDATKAGTAFSDPRKSGLTYTVSFTPAVTGMTAANGTISGTASNPGVYTVTITARDNSGSSASHSFAIVVFAGDLTAPTLPATTHLYSDASNPLPRHFSQAAPNAGSPIGADNTPASNITTNAGATLGRVLFYDRRLSANDRVSCSSCHQQQFAFSDTSRLSHGFAGGFTGRHSMGLANSRFYASARFFWDERAASLEAQVLQPIQDATEMGMTLPNVIAKLSATTYYPALFSAAFGTSEITSDRVSLALSQFVRSLVSVNSKFDRAFGVNGVPNFAATFTAQELAGQDLFNGRAGCARCHGTNAHISDGVHNTGLDATITDAGAGNGRFKAPSLRNIAVRPPYMHDGRFQTLEQVIAFYDSGVQNNPGLDNRLRGGGGGNGPPLRLNLSAAERASLVAFLGTLTDNTFLTDVRFSNPFGR; encoded by the coding sequence ATGCGCCACGTCAGACTGATCGCTCTTCTCACGGCTTCGCTCGCGATCGGCGCGTGCGCCGGCGATGCGACGACGAGCCCTGCTGCAATCGATACCCCTACGGTCACACCGAGTACGGACGCGGTGAGCGTCGTGTCGCCGAATAGCACGCAGGCGGCGATGGTTGGCGTGCCGTTCGCGTACGACGCGACCAAGGCCGGCACGGCGTTCAGCGATCCGCGAAAGTCGGGGCTCACGTACACCGTATCGTTCACGCCGGCGGTCACTGGCATGACGGCGGCCAATGGCACCATCTCGGGCACGGCCAGTAATCCCGGTGTGTACACCGTGACGATCACGGCGCGGGATAACAGCGGCAGCAGCGCGTCGCACAGCTTCGCGATCGTGGTGTTTGCCGGTGATCTCACCGCACCGACGTTGCCGGCCACGACTCACCTGTATTCCGACGCCAGCAACCCGCTGCCGCGCCATTTCTCGCAGGCTGCACCGAACGCCGGCAGTCCGATCGGTGCCGACAACACCCCGGCATCGAACATCACGACCAACGCCGGTGCCACGCTCGGCCGCGTGTTGTTCTATGATCGCCGGCTCTCGGCCAACGACCGCGTGTCGTGCAGCTCGTGCCACCAGCAGCAGTTCGCCTTTTCCGACACGTCGCGACTCAGCCACGGCTTCGCCGGCGGATTCACCGGGCGCCACAGCATGGGGCTGGCCAACTCACGCTTCTATGCGAGCGCGAGATTCTTCTGGGATGAACGTGCGGCAAGCTTGGAAGCGCAGGTGCTGCAGCCGATTCAGGACGCCACCGAGATGGGGATGACGTTGCCGAACGTGATCGCCAAGCTGTCGGCGACCACGTACTACCCGGCGCTCTTCAGCGCCGCCTTCGGCACGAGCGAGATCACGAGTGATCGTGTGAGTCTCGCCCTCTCGCAGTTCGTGCGATCGCTGGTGTCGGTGAACTCGAAGTTCGATCGCGCGTTTGGCGTGAACGGTGTGCCCAACTTCGCCGCCACGTTCACCGCGCAGGAGCTGGCCGGCCAGGATCTGTTCAACGGCCGCGCCGGATGCGCGCGCTGTCATGGCACCAATGCGCACATCAGCGACGGTGTGCACAACACCGGCCTCGACGCCACGATCACCGATGCCGGCGCGGGCAACGGCCGCTTCAAAGCACCATCGTTGCGCAACATCGCCGTGCGCCCGCCATACATGCACGATGGTCGCTTCCAGACACTGGAGCAGGTGATCGCGTTCTACGACTCGGGCGTGCAGAACAATCCGGGGCTCGACAACCGCTTGCGTGGCGGCGGCGGAGGCAATGGGCCGCCATTGCGGCTCAATCTGTCGGCGGCCGAGCGTGCGTCGCTTGTGGCGTTCCTCGGGACGCTCACGGACAACACGTTCCTGACGGATGTACGGTTCTCGAATCCGTTTGGGCGGTAA
- a CDS encoding tetratricopeptide repeat protein yields the protein MTWWRRLVGGSSGRDPRHTDFLAEALDLESRGDYANALTSYRLALRERPDDLGVLQNIAIAFSKTGQPEEAIRTYRRALQLDAESPGAHYGLAFLLLKRGDTAHAAMHLESFLQFSTEQDPTSARFRAHAERTLAQLQGAPDDADGQYQDPSARSGDDDGSAYTDEG from the coding sequence ATGACTTGGTGGCGCCGCCTCGTGGGCGGCTCGTCCGGGCGCGATCCGCGCCACACGGACTTCCTGGCTGAAGCGCTCGATCTCGAGTCGCGCGGCGATTATGCAAATGCCTTGACGTCGTATCGTCTCGCCCTGCGCGAGCGGCCCGACGACCTCGGCGTGTTGCAGAACATCGCGATCGCGTTCTCGAAGACCGGGCAGCCCGAAGAGGCCATTCGGACGTATCGTCGCGCCCTGCAACTCGATGCAGAATCGCCGGGGGCCCACTATGGCCTGGCGTTTCTGCTCCTGAAGCGGGGAGACACGGCGCACGCCGCAATGCATCTCGAGTCGTTCCTCCAATTCAGTACCGAGCAGGACCCGACGTCCGCACGGTTCCGTGCCCACGCCGAGCGTACGCTGGCCCAATTGCAGGGTGCCCCGGACGATGCAGACGGCCAGTATCAGGATCCATCGGCGCGCTCCGGCGATGATGATGGATCGGCCTACACGGACGAGGGCTGA
- a CDS encoding enoyl-CoA hydratase/isomerase family protein: protein MSYQFLSFDVSDRIATITVNRPDKLNALNDATIAELGVAIDEANARDDVGAVLLTGAGRAFVAGADISELESQSPLEAQRRARAGQVIFRRFETSPKPTIAAINGFALGGGCELAMACHMRIASEKAKLGQPEAKLGIVPGYGGTQRLPRLIGRGAALRLLLTGDMIDAAEAHRLGLVDQVTTPDELITTVRAVLTSMLANAPLAIAGCIEAVNRGQDVPLEEGCTIESDFFGLLSSTADMKEGMRAFLEKRPPHFTGR, encoded by the coding sequence ATGTCCTATCAGTTCCTGAGCTTCGACGTCTCCGACCGCATCGCCACGATCACGGTCAACCGTCCGGACAAGCTGAACGCGCTCAACGATGCCACCATCGCCGAGCTCGGGGTGGCCATCGATGAAGCCAACGCGCGCGACGACGTGGGCGCGGTGCTGCTCACGGGAGCGGGCCGTGCGTTCGTGGCGGGCGCGGATATCTCGGAGCTCGAAAGCCAGTCGCCGCTGGAGGCGCAGCGCCGAGCCCGGGCTGGTCAGGTGATCTTCCGGCGCTTCGAGACGAGCCCCAAGCCCACCATCGCGGCCATCAATGGATTCGCCCTCGGCGGCGGCTGTGAGCTGGCGATGGCCTGTCACATGCGCATCGCGAGCGAGAAGGCGAAGCTCGGCCAGCCCGAAGCCAAGCTCGGCATCGTGCCGGGGTACGGTGGCACGCAACGCCTGCCCCGCTTGATCGGACGTGGCGCCGCGCTGCGCCTGCTGCTTACGGGCGACATGATCGACGCGGCCGAAGCGCATCGACTTGGCCTGGTGGATCAGGTCACGACGCCCGACGAGCTGATCACCACCGTGCGCGCCGTACTCACGAGCATGCTGGCCAACGCGCCGCTCGCGATCGCCGGCTGCATCGAGGCGGTGAACCGCGGACAGGATGTCCCGCTTGAAGAGGGGTGCACGATCGAGTCCGACTTCTTCGGCTTGCTCTCCAGCACGGCCGACATGAAGGAAGGGATGCGCGCGTTCCTCGAGAAGCGCCCTCCCCACTTCACCGGGCGCTGA
- a CDS encoding thymidine phosphorylase, translating into MLARALIERKRDGGRITPAEWRTLMSQYATDEVPDYQMAALAMAIYFNGLDRDEIGALTDAMLHSGAMLDLDHLTMARVDKHSTGGVGDKVSLVLAPLVACLGVAVPMMSGRGLGHTGGTLDKLESIPGFRTDLSLARATEQLERIGCALIGQTREIAPADRRLYALRDATATVESIPLISASIMSKKLAEGLTGLVLDVKRGSGAFLPELDRGLALARTMIALGADHGCPVVALITAMDRPLGRACGNALEVEESIMALRGEGPPDLMKVTYALGAEMLVLAGVATDRDDALRRMEVAISSGRAAAKFQEIIAAQGGDPKVVDDPSILPQAAECELYLAPRDGVIAQVEPRAIGRGITELGGQRTKVEDGVDHSVGFVITARPGDIVRAGEPLATIFAKDRAGVDTGVAALRRSIIIGEEAEPPLPLISHRVTEAGVELYD; encoded by the coding sequence ATGTTGGCACGCGCGCTGATCGAGCGAAAGCGCGACGGCGGTCGAATTACTCCCGCTGAGTGGCGCACGCTCATGTCGCAGTACGCGACAGACGAGGTTCCGGACTACCAGATGGCTGCCCTGGCGATGGCCATCTACTTCAACGGGCTTGATCGCGACGAGATCGGCGCGCTCACCGATGCCATGCTGCACAGCGGCGCGATGCTCGATCTCGACCATCTGACGATGGCACGGGTCGACAAACATTCCACCGGTGGCGTAGGAGACAAGGTGTCGCTCGTTCTGGCACCGCTGGTCGCGTGCCTCGGCGTCGCGGTGCCCATGATGTCGGGTCGCGGACTGGGGCATACGGGCGGTACCCTCGACAAGCTCGAATCGATCCCCGGTTTTCGTACCGATCTCTCGTTGGCCCGTGCCACGGAGCAGCTGGAACGGATCGGTTGTGCGCTGATCGGCCAGACGCGCGAGATCGCACCGGCCGACCGCCGTCTGTATGCGTTGCGCGACGCCACCGCGACCGTGGAGAGCATTCCGCTGATCTCCGCGAGCATCATGTCGAAAAAGCTCGCCGAGGGCCTCACGGGGCTTGTGCTCGATGTGAAACGCGGCTCGGGGGCGTTTCTGCCGGAACTCGATCGCGGACTCGCCTTGGCCCGCACCATGATCGCGCTCGGGGCCGACCATGGCTGCCCCGTCGTGGCGCTGATTACCGCGATGGACCGGCCTCTTGGTCGGGCCTGCGGCAACGCCCTCGAAGTCGAGGAGTCGATCATGGCGCTCCGCGGTGAGGGCCCGCCTGATCTCATGAAGGTCACCTACGCGCTCGGTGCGGAGATGCTGGTACTGGCCGGGGTGGCCACGGACCGCGATGACGCTCTACGCCGCATGGAGGTCGCCATTTCAAGCGGGCGGGCGGCGGCCAAGTTCCAGGAGATCATCGCGGCCCAGGGCGGCGACCCAAAAGTCGTCGACGATCCATCGATCTTGCCGCAGGCCGCCGAGTGCGAGCTGTATTTGGCGCCCCGCGACGGCGTGATCGCGCAGGTGGAGCCCAGGGCGATCGGCCGCGGCATCACCGAGCTAGGTGGACAGCGAACGAAGGTCGAAGACGGCGTGGACCACAGCGTGGGCTTCGTGATCACCGCCCGGCCGGGTGACATCGTGCGGGCGGGAGAGCCCCTGGCGACGATATTCGCGAAGGATCGAGCCGGAGTGGATACCGGTGTGGCGGCCCTGCGCCGCTCGATCATCATCGGCGAAGAGGCCGAGCCCCCCTTGCCGCTGATCTCGCACCGGGTCACTGAGGCGGGGGTGGAACTGTACGACTAG